From Nerophis ophidion isolate RoL-2023_Sa unplaced genomic scaffold, RoL_Noph_v1.0 HiC_scaffold_293, whole genome shotgun sequence, a single genomic window includes:
- the LOC133547949 gene encoding uncharacterized protein LOC133547949, with protein MELSGGLLHGSWGRVILWGLDGAAAREEGDKTGKGTGVTGPLGPGTGSTTGDQSPTTGSVMVDAVARTGACRVGTGRGSGSGSGSGSGSGGCTTSITTRVLEGSKRTGDPVCWDRDGLPPSSTPRTSTQMEITRPSASRSVSVVNLRPRCVLVQAEATWNGSFQFCPIKALNLLISDSHAAPPRSSCEAVVDDGPQNDNLRHHSGRIEVEDEGAGYSWEDQDLRGIPYARDVRIPSTQFGHPQAFGVSPLACTPFGVVLDDTNPDRSPPVPEEVLHQVGGGVLLSSNVVSMLVETGGDGVSRLPNIQGVATLASDDVNAVFCACVPPA; from the exons ATGGAGTTGTCGGGAGGACTGCTGCATGGCTCCTGGGGTCGTGTCATTCTCTGGGGCCTGGATGGTGCCGCAGCCAGAGAAGAAGGCGACAAAaccgggaaggggaccggggtgACCGGTCCCCTAGGACCCGGAACCGGCTCcaccacaggggaccagtccccgACCACGGGGTCGGTCATGGTGGACGCCGTGGCTCGCACAGGAGCGTGCAGGGTTGGAACCGGCAggggcagcggcagcggcagcggcagcggcagcggcagcggcggCTGCACTACCTCCATCACCACTCGGGTGCTGGAAGGATCCAAGCggactggtgaccccgtctgctgGGATCGTGACGGACTACCCCCCTCGTCCACGCCACGAACGTCCACACAGATGGAGATCACCAGACCCTCAGCCAGCCGCAGTGTCTCGGTGGTCAACCTGCGTCCCAGGTGTGTCCTGGTCCAAGCTGAGGCCACCTGGAATGGTTCCTTCCAATTTTGCCCAATAAAAGCACTCAATTTGTTGATTTCC gatAGCCACGCAGCACCTCCGCGTAGCTCCTGCGAGGCGGTTGTTGACGACGGTCCGCAAAATGATAATCTTCGTCATCATAGCGGCCGTATTGAGGTTGAGGACGAGGGGGCGGG gtaCTCGTGGGAAGACCAGGACCTCCGGGGCATCCCCTACGCCAGAGACGTCCGGATTCCCAG TACCCAATTTGGTCATCCACAGGCGTTCGGCGTGTCGCCGTTGGCCTGCACTCCATTTGGAGTCGTGCTGGATGACACAAACCCGGACAGAAGCCCACCCGTGCCGGAGGAAGTGTTGCACCAGGTGGGTGGTGGTGTTCTTCTGTCGAGtaatgttgtgtctatgttggtgGAAACGGGTGGCGATGGTGTTTCCCGTCTCCCCAACATACAGGGCGTGGCAACGCTGGCATCGGATGACGTAAACGCAGTTTTTTGTGCGTGCGTCCCCCCTGCATAG